A single region of the Manihot esculenta cultivar AM560-2 chromosome 12, M.esculenta_v8, whole genome shotgun sequence genome encodes:
- the LOC110627877 gene encoding probable Histone-lysine N-methyltransferase ATXR5, with amino-acid sequence MVPASTTSSSGAAAARRFIGSRRRTEATPLPSPPDSPPPKKLKLMSEILAKAKYAVVERADYNDLSCEQCGLGDLPDELLLCDKCDKGFHMKCVRPIVVRVPIGSWLCPKCSGQRRVRRLSQKKIIDFFRIQKGHRRKDKCSSPQDTRKRRRRSGPLVYQKKRRRLLPFIPSEDPGERLKQMGTLASALTALQMEFSDDLTYSPSMASRSANQAKLEEGGMQVLSKEDVDTLEQCRAMCRRGECPPLIVVFDSCEGFTVEADGQIKDMTFITEYTGDVDYIRNREHDDCDSMMTLLLAKDPSKSLVICPDKRGNIARFINGINNYTPDGKKKQNCKCVRYSVNGECRVFLVATRDISKGERLYYDYNGYEHEYPTQHFV; translated from the exons ATGGTTCCGGCTTCCACCACCTCCTCGTCGGGGGCGGCGGCGGCTCGGCGTTTTATTGGTTCTCGCCGGCGAACCGAAGccactcccttgccttctcCTCCGGACTCACCCCCTCCGAAGAAGCTGAAGCTCATGTCGGAGATATTAGCTAAGGCGAAGTACGCTGTGGTGGAGCGAGCTGACTACAATGACTTGAGCTGCGAGCAATGCGGGTTAGGGGACCTGCCCGACGAGCTGCTATTATGTGACAAATGCGATAAGGGATTTCACATGAAGTGTGTGAGGCCGATCGTTGTGAGAGTTCCGATTGGATCGTGGCTGTGCCCCAAGTGCTCTGGCCAGAGACGAGTAAGAA GGCTTTCGCAGAAGaagataattgatttttttaggaTTCAGAAGGGTCATCGTAGGAAAGATAAATGCAGCTCCCCTCAAG ACACAAGGAAGCGTCGGAGGCGTTCTGGACCATTGGTGTATCAAAAGAAAAGGCGTAGATTGTTGCCATTTATTCCATCAGAAGATCCTGGTGAAAGGTTGAAACAAATGGGCACCCTTGCTTCTGCATTGACGGCATTACAAATGGAGTTTAGTGATGATCTAACCTACTCGCCTAGCATGGCTTCTCGATCTGCTAATCAGGCAAAGCTTGAAGAGGGTGGCATGCAG GTTCTTTCTAAGGAGGACGTAGATACACTGGAACAATGTAGAGCTATGTGTAGAAGAGGCGAATGCCCTCCCCTTATAGTGGTTTTTGATTCATGTGAAGG ATTTACAGTCGAGGCAGATGGGCAGATAAAAGATATGACATTTATCACCGAGTACACTGGCGATGTGGATTATATTAGAAACCGTGAACATGATGATTGTGATAGTATGATGACCCTTCTCTTAGCAAAAGACCCATCTAAAAGTCTTGTCATCTGCCCTGATAAACGTGGAAATATTGCACGCTTTATCAATGGCATTAACAATTATACTCC GGATGGTAAGAAGAAGCAGAATTGTAAATGTGTGAGATACAGTGTAAATGGTGAATGCCGGGTATTTTTGGTTGCGACTCGTGATATTTCTAAAGGAGAGAGGCTATACTATGATTATAATGGATATGAGCATGAATATCCTACTCAACATTTTGTCTGA
- the LOC110627723 gene encoding protein MKS1, with translation MDPSGFPTGGNPPPPPGRSRPPQPPHLQPSSSPSPSPPKKQIQIQGPRPTALKVHQASHKIKKPPLPPQQQPVIIYAVSPKIIHTEVSDFMAVVQRLTGLSSGDFSGDGEVSPEARLAATEKASPRDRSSASIEEGDNLMGMLEGVEISQIPGILSPAPGMLPPVPSGFFSPVTDPKFFYDINSPFGSSSFVASPSTLLSAPIFSPLPSPDIFNLLMDFEEEKRGEGVEEVEE, from the coding sequence ATGGACCCCTCCGGCTTTCCCACCGGCGGGAATCCACCTCCACCGCCAGGACGGTCAAGGCCACCGCAGCCACCACATCTGCAACCGTCAAGTTCACCATCACCATCACCACCAAAAAAACAGATCCAAATCCAAGGCCCTCGTCCTACGGCACTTAAAGTCCATCAAGCCTCTCACAAAATCAAGAAACCACCACTTCCTCCACAGCAGCAGCCGGTGATCATCTATGCAGTCTCCCCAAAAATCATCCACACCGAGGTTTCAGACTTCATGGCTGTGGTCCAGCGCCTAACGGGACTCTCCTCTGGAGACTTCTCAGGCGACGGAGAAGTATCACCAGAAGCAAGATTAGCTGCAACCGAGAAGGCAAGTCCAAGGGATAGAAGCAGTGCTAGCATTGAAGAAGGAGATAATCTCATGGGCATGTTAGAGGGAGTGGAGATAAGTCAGATTCCGGGGATCCTATCACCAGCACCAGGGATGTTACCTCCGGTGCCATCTGGGTTTTTCTCGCCGGTAACAGACCCAAAATTCTTTTATGATATAAACAGTCCATTTGGAAGCAGTAGTTTTGTGGCGAGTCCTTCAACTTTGTTATCAGCTCCTATATTTTCTCCATTACCTTCACCAGATATCTTCAACCTGCTCATGGATTTTGAGGAGGAGAAGAGGGGGGAGGGGGTGGAGGAGGTGGAGGAGTGA
- the LOC110628039 gene encoding ankyrin repeat-containing protein NPR4, producing MEPYSDLSLRKQPKPTSQASGSQQGSSIYDQEVKDTEYLQNLPLYKAVDAGDWEAALKFLEEHPNALTASLSADGDTALHVAVLAGHEEIVEELVKKLDAEDLAIKNKMNATALNYAAIGGITKIAEDLVKRNTDLLTIPNQNGQIPVVVASLYGHKEMVRYLYIESPKEELSPGRGKNGIMLLTTCIIDELYDVALDLLQLHPQLAFDQDSDKDTALDMLAQKPSAFPSGSALSFWQHWIYVCIRVPEPHLSNNTNGDIERPRSGPTIRRNIVRRVLHQLSVIIWKCLKPAVPGIKHLYNLKLTHARAQELLCCICEQLSTLHKSEFDRLGVYRAIFNAVKYGIVEFIEEMIKHYPDIIWCEDELNRGIFMYATCQRQEKIFSLIYKMGAKKNSMATSWDKYHNNILHQAALLAPSSRLDLVSGAALQMQRELQWYKEVESIAQPKYREMRNLQQKTPRALFTESHRKLVEEGEKWMKDTAESCTVVAALIATIMFSAIFTVPGGYDQYGEPLYLYQTLFMVFIVSDAMSLFASTSSLLMFLGILTSRYREEDFLKSLPTKLIIGLSSLFFSIATMMITFGVTLVIFLHKRIHWVSFPIILLASLPVTLFALLQFPILVEIFLSTYGPGIFDKPKKWWLC from the exons ATGGAGCCTTATAGTGATTTATCCTTGAGGAAACAGCCCAAGCCAACATCACAGGCTTCAGGATCGCAGCAAGGAAGTTCAATTTATGATCAAG AGGTCAAAGACACCGAGTACCTTCAGAATCTGCCTCTATACAAAGCAGTCGATGCTGGAGATTGGGAGGCTGCACTGAAATTCCTTGAAGAACATCCTAATGCATTGACTGCTAGTCTCTCAGCAGATGGGGACACAGCCCTCCATGTTGCAGTTCTGGCAGGGCATGAAGAGATTGTCGAAGAGCTGGTGAAGAAGTTAGATGCAGAGGACTTGGCAATCAAAAACAAAATGAATGCTACTGCACTTAATTATGCAGCAATTGGAGGGATCACAAAGATTGCAGAGGACTTGGTGAAAAGGAACACAGACTTGCTCACCATTCCTAATCAGAATGGCCAGATACCAGTTGTTGTTGCTTCACTTTATGGCCATAAAGAAATGGTTCGGTACCTATACATTGAGAGTCCTAAAGAGGAGCTTAGTCCTGGAAGAGGCAAAAATGGGATAATGCTTCTTACTACTTGTATCATTGATGAACTTTATG ATGTTGCTTTGGATTTGCTTCAACTTCACCCACAATTGGCATTTGATCAAGACAGTGACAAAGATACAGCACTTGACATGTTGGCTCAAAAACCTTCTGCATTTCCCAGTGGAAGCGCGCTGTCTTTCTGGCAACATTGGATATATGTTT GTATCCGTGTTCCTGAGCCTCATCTCTCTAACAACACCAATGGAGATATCGAAAGGCCTCGCAGTGGACCAACCATACGAAGGAACATCGTTAGGCGAG TACTTCACCAATTGTCAGTTATCATTTGGAAATGCCTGAAACCAGCAG TTCCAGGAATCAAGCATCTGTATAACTTGAAGTTGACACATGCACGAGCACAAGAGCTTTTGTGCTGCATTTGCGAACAGTTGTCGACTCTGCATAAGTCAGAATTCGACAGACTTGGAGTTTATAGAGCCATATTCAATGCTGTTAAGTATGGAATTGTGGAGTTCATTGAAGAGATGATTAAACACTATCCTGACATTATATGGTGTGAGGATGAATTAAATCGAGGTATATTCATGTATGCAACCTGTCAACGCCAAGAAAAGATTTTCAGTCTTATTTATAAAATGGGTGCCAAGAAAAACTCCATGGCAACTTCTTGGGACAAGTATCATAACAACATTTTACATCAAGCTGCATTGCTTGCACCCTCCTCCCGGCTTGATCTTGTCTCAGGAGCAGCATTGCAAATGCAAAGGGAGTTGCAGTGGTATAAG GAAGTGGAGAGCATTGCACAACCCAAGTACAGGGAGATGAGGAACCTGCAACAGAAGACTCCTCGAGCTTTATTCACAGAATCCCACAGGAAATTAGTGGAAGAAGGTGAGAAATGGATGAAGGACACAGCTGAATCCTGCACAGTTGTGGCTGCACTTATAGCTACCATTATGTTCTCTGCAATCTTCACAGTTCCAGGAGGTTATGATCAGTATGGGGAGCCTCTATACTTGTATCAAACTCTATTCATGGTTTTCATCGTATCTGATGCAATGTCTTTATTTGCTTCAACATCTTCATTGCTTATGTTTTTGGGAATCCTGACATCAAGATACAGAGAAGAAGATTTTCTCAAGTCTTTGCCAACCAAGTTGATAATTGGGCTTTCatctcttttcttctctatagCAACAATGATGATAACTTTTGGAGTAACTCTTGTTATTTTTCTTCACAAGAGAATTCATTGGGTTTCATTTCCAATCATTCTGCTTGCTAGTCTGCCTGTGACTCTTTTTGCTCTGCTGCAGTTTCCTATTCTGGTTGAGATTTTCTTATCTACTTATGGACCTGGGATTTTTGACAAGCCTAAGAAGTGGTGGCTCTGTTGA
- the LOC110628762 gene encoding uridylate kinase has translation MAISTFFAPVNSLNPVAPSISSSFSFIPFKMHHHRLMRAHNSSNGPLAIHCCYETGPSSDPMTVRQAQMPSMAAFGVNETGSSRPSYKWQRVLLKVSGEALAGDNMQNIDPKITMAIAREVASVTRLGIEVAIVVGGGNIFRGSSWAGSSGLDRSSADYIGMLATVMNAIFLQATMESIGIPTRVQTAFRMSEVAEPYIRRRAVRHLEKGRVVIFAAGTGNPFFTTDTAAALRCAEINAEVVLKATNVDGVYDDDPRRNPNARLLETLTYHEVTSKDLSVMDMTAITLCHENNIPVVVFNLSKPGNISKAIRGERVGTLIGGEAKTSVART, from the exons ATGGCAATCTCTACTTTCTTTGCACCTGTGAACTCTCTTAATCCTGTCGCTCCTTCTATTTCTTCCTCGTTTTCTTTCATTCCTTTCAAAATGCATCACCACCGCCTCATGAGGGCTCATAACAGCTCAAATGGACCGTTGGCGATTCACTGCTGTTATGAAACGGGTCCTTCCTCGGACCCTATGACTGTGAG GCAGGCTCAAATGCCATCCATGGCTGCCTTTGGAGTGAATGAAACTGGCTCATCTAGACCATCTTATAAATGGCAAAGAGTTTTGCTCAAAGTAAGTGGAGAAGCACTTGCTGGAGACAATATGCAAAATATTGACCCAAAG ATCACAATGGCCATTGCAAGAGAGGTTGCCTCAGTGACACGCCTGGGGATTGAG GTTGCAATTGTGGTCGGTGGGGGGAATATATTCCGTGGATCCTCTTGGGCGGGAAGTAGTGGCCTTGACCGTTCTTCTGCTGACTACATTGG AATGTTAGCCACTGTTATGAATGCTATATTTCTTCAAGCAACCATGGAGAGTATTGGCATTCCAACAAGGGTTCAGACTGCGTTTCGCATGTCAGAGGTTGCAGAACCATATATTCGTCGAAGGGCTGTCAGGCATTTGGAAAAAGGAAGAGTTGTAATTTTTGCAGCTGGAACTGGGAATCCATTCTTCACCACAGATACAGCTGCAGCCTTGCGTTGTGCAGAAA TTAATGCAGAAGTTGTGTTGAAAGCTACAAATGTTGACGGGGTATATGATGATGATCCTAGGCGAAATCCAAATGCTCGCCTTCTTGAAACCCTAACTTACCATGAGGTGACTTCAAAAGATCTTTCAGTGATGGACATGACTGCCATTACTTTGTGCCATGAAAATAATATTCCAG TTGTCGTCTTCAATCTATCCAAACCTGGAAACATCTCAAAAGCAATAAGGGGAGAAAGGGTTGGGACATTGATCGGAGGGGAAGCGAAAACATCAGTTGCAAGGACATGA
- the LOC110628697 gene encoding uncharacterized protein LOC110628697 has protein sequence MNVCQKCGDKGDVKRLVYCVKCRVSSEHSYCIERKGDENGIWTCEECSSRKAKPSPNPSIKSARISQAVEIRLNRIKMRKQASFTAVKAEACADAERLINAKKPTSDSQKEKIERLPTSSHNVGNGKFKKLKRRLVLEDSSSEEESDSFERAEVDSCQLDPAINAHSSNISREIPHSEASIYVHAQPIIDPIWRGTLRIQNKENSISFGLMAHLSSKACMQVVEAAKALPMRLNVAIVSRSEAWPQKFQIESPTDGSIGLYFFPQHERDEKLFDDLMDNLIIHDQALKTAINNVELLIFSSRELPPELWRFCKKYYLWGLFKPNSQKCLQKQSTFSQYKGSDPVK, from the exons ATGAATGTTTGCCAGAAGTGTGGGGATAAAGGTGACGTGAAGCGTCTTGTATACTGTGTCAAGTGTCGAGTTTCCTCCGAGCATAG ctatTGTATTGAAAGAAAAGGTGATGAAAATGGCATTTGGACTTGTGAGGAATGTAGTTCAAGAAAAGCTAAGCCTAGTCCTAATCCATCAATTAAAAGTGCTCGTATTAGTCAAGCTGTTGAAATCAGGTTGAATAGGATAAAGATGCGGAAGCAGGCCAGTTTCACTGCAGTAAAAGCAGAGGCTTGTGCAGATGCAGAAAGGTTGATTAATGCAAAGAAGCCTACAAGTGATAGCCAGAAAGAGAAGATAGAAAGGCTGCCAACTTCTTCCCATAATGTTGGAAATGGCAAGTTCAAAAAATTGAAGAGAAGGTTGGTCCTTGAAGATTCCAGTTCTGAAGAGGAGTCTGATTCTTTTGAACGCGCTGAAGTTGATTCTTGTCAACTAGATCCTGCCATTAATGCTCATTCATCGAACATATCAAGAGAAATACCACATTCAGAAGCCAGCATATATGTACATGCGCAGCCAATCATTGATCCAATTTGGAG GGGAACTTTGAGAATCCAAAATAAggaaaactcaatttcctttggACTCATGGCCCATTTATCAAGTAAAGCTTGCATGCAAGTAGTGGAAGCAGCAAAAGCATTGCCAATGCGATTGAATGTAGCCATTGTTTCTAGATCCGAAGCATGGCCCCAGAAGTTTCAGATAGAATCACCAACTGATGGAAGTATCGGTCTTTATTTTTTCCCTCAACATGAAAG GGATGAAAAGCTTTTTGATGACCTGATGGATAACCTAATCATTCATGACCAAGCACTTAAGACAGCTATAAACAACGTGGAACTGCTGATCTTCTCTTCTCGTGAATTACCTCCAGAACTTTGGC GTTTTTGCAAGAAATACTATTTATGGGGATTGTTTAAACCAAACAGCCAAAAATGTCTTCAGAAGCAGTCGACTTTCTCACAATATAAAGGAAGTGATCCTGTGAAGTGA